The following coding sequences are from one Pigmentibacter sp. JX0631 window:
- a CDS encoding C1 family peptidase, whose amino-acid sequence MKWQKNVFLYASLFSLSSIQSFAADTSMFQLEGNQETTISVKSKTLDKNRLEKKIKLMKITTTQAMKLKNKKVMDDYFGYFEEKNYSEGISTFSESSTARDLGMSFVPVLDQGNYGTCVTFSSTAALNARLSELFPEIQSTNPDFIDQQCILSLNKYLGNNLWNGAKNPGQVLDPLKAYGIVEKNNCNGVYYSSPDFVISPKNYTQISKKNYSNNINYNYLAKADLISLKEAIDRGNRVLLGFALANYPENKISVNGFDLNINYASTSGGLWACKQPENELNYCPSDPKAGHEVIVIGYDDSQQLLKIRNSWSEGAGDNGDFYMTYTFFEAMAMDQTELN is encoded by the coding sequence ATGAAATGGCAAAAAAATGTATTTCTTTATGCATCTCTATTTAGTTTGAGCAGTATTCAAAGTTTTGCTGCAGATACATCAATGTTTCAATTAGAGGGAAATCAGGAAACAACAATAAGTGTGAAAAGCAAAACGTTAGACAAAAATAGATTAGAAAAAAAGATAAAATTAATGAAAATTACAACAACACAAGCAATGAAACTTAAAAATAAAAAAGTAATGGACGACTATTTTGGTTACTTTGAAGAAAAAAATTATTCAGAAGGAATATCAACCTTTAGTGAAAGTAGCACAGCAAGAGATCTTGGGATGAGTTTTGTTCCAGTACTAGATCAAGGTAATTATGGAACTTGTGTAACTTTTTCTTCAACTGCCGCTTTAAATGCAAGATTATCTGAACTTTTTCCAGAGATACAGAGCACAAATCCAGACTTTATTGATCAACAATGCATTTTATCTTTAAATAAATATTTAGGAAATAATTTATGGAACGGTGCAAAAAATCCAGGTCAGGTTTTAGATCCATTAAAAGCTTATGGTATAGTCGAAAAAAATAATTGCAATGGAGTATATTATTCATCACCAGATTTCGTTATTTCTCCTAAAAACTATACTCAAATAAGTAAAAAGAATTATTCTAATAATATAAATTATAATTATCTTGCAAAAGCAGATTTAATTTCTTTAAAAGAAGCAATTGATAGAGGTAACAGAGTTTTACTTGGATTTGCTCTAGCAAATTATCCCGAAAATAAAATTTCAGTAAATGGTTTTGATTTAAACATCAATTATGCTTCAACATCAGGTGGTTTATGGGCTTGTAAACAACCAGAAAACGAGTTAAACTATTGCCCTTCAGATCCAAAAGCTGGACATGAAGTTATAGTAATAGGTTATGATGATTCACAACAATTACTAAAAATAAGAAACTCTTGGAGCGAAGGTGCAGGAGATAATGGTGATTTTTATATGACTTATACTTTTTTTGAAGCTATGGCTATGGATCAAACGGAACTAAACTAA
- a CDS encoding DUF2058 family protein has protein sequence MSLRDQLLKAGLVSKKQAQKAEASNRKQEHDSKKNKQLADAIDAEKKAELDKIEEEKNKQKEIDKELNKQRDLLIQQRELIYRARQILNSNCLNSPNATEPYYFAEKNKVRKVLVTSWQREMLARGKLGIGRPMDEVDEFYIVPLSAAKIIKEISPLRLITLHSELDDSEEIEL, from the coding sequence ATGAGCTTAAGGGATCAACTTTTAAAAGCAGGATTGGTTTCCAAAAAACAAGCACAAAAAGCAGAAGCCTCAAACCGCAAACAAGAACATGATTCAAAGAAAAATAAACAACTTGCGGATGCTATTGATGCCGAAAAAAAAGCAGAACTCGATAAAATTGAAGAAGAAAAAAATAAACAGAAAGAAATTGATAAAGAATTAAACAAACAACGCGATTTGCTGATTCAGCAAAGAGAGTTAATATACAGGGCTAGACAAATTTTAAATAGCAATTGTCTTAATTCTCCAAATGCTACAGAACCTTATTATTTCGCAGAAAAAAATAAAGTCCGTAAGGTTCTAGTGACCTCTTGGCAGAGAGAAATGCTGGCGCGTGGGAAATTAGGAATTGGGCGACCAATGGATGAAGTTGATGAGTTTTATATAGTGCCACTTTCTGCGGCAAAAATTATTAAAGAAATTTCTCCACTAAGATTAATTACATTACATTCGGAACTTGATGATTCTGAAGAAATTGAATTATAG
- a CDS encoding phosphatidate cytidylyltransferase, with protein sequence MLKTRLITAAIFSGIIIYILSFSPLHLFYPLFVLITFIAIFLSGTEFAALRWNIMDGSSITLEQKRPKLKPKHFAIGFSYAFLILTFSISSIIFKNNPEKILILPISWTFLCFFVSAALIYRRATDIHTASNKLLNVIAGFIYLALPAACLTKLSLIDFDGPYRSAQLYFCLATILMGDTGAYFIGTRFGKHKLIPKVSPKKSVEGSIGGLIFSGLTAFLLNYFFQLPFPAWYAILMGICMGIAGQIGDLLESAFKRAGGFKDSGNLLPGHGGFLDRIDSLILGIPVAFLFFSLYH encoded by the coding sequence ATGCTTAAAACTCGTTTAATAACCGCGGCTATTTTTTCAGGAATAATTATATATATTTTAAGTTTTTCGCCACTTCACCTTTTTTATCCACTATTTGTTTTGATCACTTTTATCGCCATTTTTCTCTCAGGTACAGAATTTGCTGCCTTGAGATGGAATATCATGGATGGCTCTTCTATCACATTAGAGCAAAAACGTCCAAAGCTAAAACCAAAACACTTTGCTATTGGTTTTTCCTACGCTTTTTTAATTTTAACATTTTCAATCTCAAGCATTATATTTAAAAATAATCCTGAAAAAATACTTATTTTACCTATTAGTTGGACTTTTCTGTGTTTTTTCGTTTCTGCTGCACTCATCTACCGTAGAGCGACGGATATTCATACTGCTTCTAACAAACTTCTGAATGTTATTGCTGGGTTTATCTACTTAGCACTCCCAGCAGCTTGTTTAACTAAACTAAGTTTAATAGATTTTGACGGACCTTATCGAAGTGCTCAATTATATTTCTGTTTAGCAACTATTTTAATGGGTGATACTGGTGCGTACTTTATTGGAACTCGTTTTGGCAAGCATAAACTCATTCCAAAAGTTTCTCCGAAAAAAAGTGTAGAAGGTTCAATTGGTGGTCTTATTTTTAGTGGATTGACCGCATTTCTGTTGAATTACTTCTTTCAACTTCCCTTTCCTGCTTGGTATGCCATTTTAATGGGTATTTGTATGGGTATTGCAGGACAAATAGGAGATCTTTTAGAAAGCGCATTTAAAAGGGCTGGAGGGTTTAAGGACAGTGGTAATTTATTACCAGGTCATGGCGGCTTTCTTGATCGCATCGATTCTTTAATTTTAGGTATACCTGTCGCATTTCTTTTTTTCTCCCTCTATCATTGA
- a CDS encoding GNAT family N-acyltransferase has product MSEEVENRRDARRCVYLGEGIKVYIKDLDEVRSIQGEITDISPWGCNIYIADQKLASYPKKGDTIKLYYNTREKKTFTCKGRVIYVISKVIDDIKYLRYGIEIINEYILNPEVANIKYYEIPDIFTPHCWCGDAFFFQEKIIFKVKSLHSNGMILITSARNKTLLPNLDLQLKVSIPALDEFIVNTKIAQVINSTKPNEKDKYYVHVIFENKNTKFLQVFVEYILFCGVEVTPKELRENNLPVDIIENSLSHYYAMDKFDLEKIYELRKIGLFEEIPKIISDSVVENENTESDHPFKDKFDEYSRQLICKVGKKPIACLRIIFNNQNQEKTELYEFCENIPDWLLTKKFVEISRFAWDKEYRESDVFINMIRQVVRIVIESGHTHIVTSSPEPLIPLYTKVGFQVLDVPWKSKYSTIKSKESILFLDAKGILSGEIVIEKFIWNKIYSRVANYLGITTKE; this is encoded by the coding sequence ATGAGTGAAGAAGTTGAAAACCGAAGAGACGCTCGAAGATGTGTTTATTTGGGAGAAGGAATAAAAGTTTATATTAAAGATTTGGATGAAGTTCGTTCAATACAAGGAGAAATAACGGATATTTCTCCTTGGGGCTGTAATATATACATTGCCGATCAAAAACTTGCTAGTTACCCAAAAAAAGGTGACACAATTAAATTATATTATAATACCAGAGAAAAAAAGACCTTTACATGTAAGGGCCGTGTTATATATGTCATCTCAAAAGTAATTGATGATATTAAATATTTACGCTATGGAATTGAAATTATAAATGAATATATTTTGAACCCTGAAGTTGCAAATATAAAATATTACGAAATACCAGATATTTTTACTCCTCACTGTTGGTGTGGTGACGCATTTTTTTTTCAAGAAAAAATAATCTTTAAAGTAAAAAGCTTGCACTCAAATGGAATGATTTTAATTACTTCTGCAAGAAATAAAACCCTGTTACCAAACTTAGATTTACAATTAAAAGTAAGCATTCCGGCGTTAGATGAATTTATTGTCAATACAAAAATTGCCCAAGTAATTAACTCCACAAAGCCGAATGAAAAAGACAAATACTATGTGCATGTAATTTTTGAAAATAAAAATACAAAATTCCTCCAAGTATTTGTTGAATATATTTTATTTTGCGGAGTTGAAGTCACACCCAAAGAATTACGAGAAAATAATTTACCAGTAGATATTATTGAAAATAGTTTATCACATTACTATGCAATGGATAAATTTGATTTAGAAAAAATATATGAATTAAGAAAAATTGGACTATTTGAAGAAATACCAAAAATTATTTCAGATAGCGTAGTAGAAAACGAAAATACTGAAAGTGATCATCCTTTTAAAGATAAATTTGATGAATATTCTAGGCAATTAATTTGTAAAGTTGGAAAAAAACCTATTGCTTGTTTGAGAATTATTTTTAATAATCAAAATCAAGAAAAAACTGAATTATACGAATTCTGTGAGAATATTCCTGATTGGTTATTAACAAAAAAATTTGTAGAAATATCTCGCTTTGCTTGGGACAAAGAATATAGAGAAAGTGATGTTTTTATCAATATGATAAGACAAGTTGTTAGGATAGTAATAGAGTCAGGTCATACTCATATTGTAACAAGTTCTCCAGAACCTTTAATTCCACTTTATACAAAAGTGGGTTTTCAAGTTCTAGATGTACCTTGGAAATCGAAATATTCAACGATAAAAAGCAAAGAATCAATTTTATTCTTAGATGCTAAAGGAATTTTATCTGGAGAAATTGTCATCGAAAAATTTATTTGGAACAAAATATACTCAAGAGTTGCGAATTATTTAGGAATAACAACAAAAGAATAA
- a CDS encoding C1 family peptidase, with protein MKFSLISKLSLVAVGFCSYSIYAHEYYKIEGSHEVIIPIKASTMEANGEFDLDRLTGVKRIQLLTIVPTEAFREKNRKALAQMEADGGEQDYSKGIQPFTNSATSVDLGMGKVPVLDQGAYGTCVTFASTAALDAKLKLGDYIDQQCSLALNKFLGNDVWDGAYTAVEILQPLKEHGIIPKGQCFGSTYPKRSQKVSVAKYESRSDKSYTGQITYHYTEKADLNVVKATLKAGYRVTIGTGLLDDSGDPISVNGFDVTIKGSNKSYDGGLWACKQPGNSTNYCSDQKAGHEIVIFGYDDKQQLLKIRNSWGKTAGEDGNYYMTYAFFNAMVGDHTELK; from the coding sequence ATGAAATTTTCTTTGATTAGTAAACTTTCTCTAGTTGCAGTAGGATTTTGTTCATATTCTATTTATGCGCATGAATATTACAAAATTGAAGGATCTCATGAAGTAATCATTCCTATTAAAGCTTCCACAATGGAGGCTAATGGAGAATTTGATTTAGATAGATTAACCGGAGTGAAAAGAATTCAACTCTTAACTATTGTTCCGACAGAAGCTTTTAGAGAGAAAAATAGAAAAGCTCTTGCACAAATGGAAGCTGATGGCGGTGAACAAGATTATTCAAAAGGAATTCAACCTTTCACAAACTCCGCCACATCAGTTGATTTAGGCATGGGTAAAGTACCAGTACTCGATCAAGGAGCGTATGGTACTTGTGTTACTTTTGCTTCTACTGCAGCTCTTGATGCTAAATTAAAACTCGGTGATTACATAGATCAACAATGCAGTTTAGCACTTAATAAATTTCTTGGAAACGATGTTTGGGATGGAGCATATACAGCTGTTGAAATTCTTCAACCATTAAAAGAACATGGAATTATACCAAAAGGTCAATGTTTTGGTTCAACTTATCCAAAGAGAAGTCAAAAAGTTTCCGTTGCAAAATATGAATCAAGAAGTGATAAAAGTTATACAGGCCAAATTACTTATCATTATACTGAAAAAGCTGATTTAAATGTTGTAAAAGCAACTTTAAAAGCTGGTTATAGGGTGACAATTGGAACTGGACTTTTAGACGACAGTGGCGATCCTATTTCTGTAAATGGATTTGATGTTACAATAAAAGGCTCCAATAAATCTTATGATGGTGGCTTATGGGCATGTAAACAACCAGGAAATTCAACTAACTATTGCTCTGATCAAAAAGCAGGTCATGAAATCGTTATATTTGGTTATGATGACAAACAACAATTATTAAAAATCAGAAATTCTTGGGGAAAAACCGCTGGTGAAGATGGTAATTATTATATGACTTATGCATTTTTTAACGCAATGGTTGGTGACCACACTGAGTTAAAGTAA
- a CDS encoding cytochrome c, producing the protein MKAPTKVLLVSFLVTLLVVFIVVYRYDLIKMNKSTDKPSETAANSTTSMLETESAIAAPAKGSGASAEQLANGKKFYESATCALCHGATGKADTPSGQAMKATNLAEGKFKNNKANLPPVKYIMEVIEKGVPGTGMASFKAQVPNEKDRKDLAEYVNSLSAKK; encoded by the coding sequence ATGAAAGCCCCAACAAAGGTACTACTGGTCTCTTTTCTGGTAACGTTACTCGTAGTGTTTATAGTTGTTTATAGGTATGATTTAATTAAAATGAATAAATCAACAGACAAACCAAGTGAAACGGCTGCAAACTCAACAACTAGTATGCTTGAAACCGAATCGGCTATTGCCGCACCAGCAAAAGGAAGCGGAGCAAGTGCTGAACAACTTGCAAATGGGAAAAAATTCTATGAATCTGCGACTTGTGCTCTTTGCCATGGAGCAACTGGAAAAGCAGATACTCCTTCAGGACAGGCGATGAAAGCAACTAATTTAGCTGAAGGTAAATTTAAAAATAATAAAGCTAATCTTCCTCCAGTAAAATATATTATGGAAGTTATAGAAAAAGGTGTACCAGGAACTGGAATGGCAAGCTTTAAAGCGCAGGTTCCAAATGAAAAAGACAGAAAAGATTTGGCTGAATACGTAAATTCTTTATCTGCTAAAAAGTAA
- a CDS encoding Hsp70 family protein codes for MNVLQFKKKSKDINNQSVYNVQEINKIPNSVAAIGIDLGTTNSVVSVYSMGDSHPVTLKYGDSFLVPSMVYYDIKNDKVIIGSEAKAKLELEPIEVIKSTKRTMGKNLTHFYSNEKIFSAEEIASLVLNYLVSHPVLQEQKEKNGGIWAVITVPAHFDDAARLSTIAAAEKVGIKVLRIVNEPTAAALAYSMMPEDKVVEKESLAVFDLGGGTFDVSIVDRDGFIFNVLSSDGDIHLGGDDVDEAIANFLLTKVHPQLLARRSSKDSEMFRNLLVIAENAKKTFMTEGLVDISHSDLDGKGSSISMQMTREDFDTLVIPIIQRTLHLTESAMHAAKRNPKYISRILLVGGSTRLALVRKMLSDYFACIVDARLEPDLAVSWGAALQAAIILGIQPDTILVDVCSHTLGIGVVENTESINENFKLVAKKFGIPYPISEQELHRKLGARIEEFNKELQNLLHVAPILHRNSALPARRSEFFNTIYNNQHAVHVVVVQGDGDTVGENRLIGSFLFELEQPCPKGTRCEIQLTYDVNGMVQVFARQLGTKNEAKAQFDSRTGEVKGWTSITEEETNPFVEPINENLDQMQIEDSGSNPSVFSEKNRNILSFPFGGNKNVVVSPDSTTVVNALMLRTKRYLSQIDSSSLEFMKLRQLLNNYTELLIKSQEGEDNDEELENIEIDLLSFLEGK; via the coding sequence ATGAATGTTTTGCAGTTCAAGAAAAAAAGTAAAGATATAAACAATCAATCTGTTTATAATGTTCAAGAAATTAATAAAATCCCAAATTCAGTAGCAGCTATTGGAATTGATTTAGGCACTACCAATTCAGTAGTATCTGTTTATTCAATGGGGGATTCTCATCCTGTAACTTTAAAATATGGTGATAGTTTTCTAGTTCCATCAATGGTTTACTATGACATTAAAAATGATAAAGTAATAATAGGTTCTGAAGCAAAAGCAAAATTAGAGCTTGAACCTATTGAAGTGATCAAAAGTACAAAAAGGACAATGGGGAAAAACCTAACCCATTTTTATTCGAATGAAAAAATATTTTCTGCTGAAGAAATAGCCTCACTAGTATTAAATTATTTAGTTTCTCACCCTGTTTTGCAGGAGCAAAAAGAAAAGAATGGAGGTATTTGGGCTGTTATTACAGTACCAGCACATTTTGATGATGCCGCTAGACTTTCTACTATTGCTGCTGCTGAAAAAGTGGGAATTAAGGTATTGCGCATTGTAAATGAACCAACTGCTGCAGCTCTTGCATATAGTATGATGCCCGAGGATAAAGTCGTAGAGAAAGAAAGCCTAGCTGTTTTTGATTTGGGTGGCGGTACTTTCGACGTTAGTATAGTTGATAGGGATGGTTTTATTTTTAACGTCTTAAGTAGTGATGGAGACATACATCTTGGTGGTGATGATGTTGACGAAGCTATTGCGAATTTTCTTTTGACGAAAGTCCATCCCCAATTGCTAGCTCGCAGATCTTCAAAAGATTCTGAAATGTTTAGAAATTTGCTTGTGATAGCTGAAAATGCTAAGAAAACCTTTATGACTGAAGGATTAGTTGATATTTCCCATTCTGACTTAGATGGAAAAGGTTCAAGCATTTCAATGCAAATGACAAGAGAAGATTTTGATACTCTCGTTATTCCTATTATTCAAAGGACTTTACATTTAACTGAAAGTGCAATGCACGCTGCAAAAAGAAATCCAAAATATATTTCAAGAATTTTATTAGTCGGAGGCAGTACCCGTTTAGCTTTAGTTAGAAAAATGCTTTCTGATTACTTTGCTTGTATTGTCGATGCACGTTTAGAACCTGATTTAGCTGTCAGTTGGGGAGCTGCATTACAGGCTGCTATCATATTAGGAATTCAACCAGATACTATACTTGTAGATGTATGCAGTCATACACTAGGAATAGGAGTGGTAGAAAATACAGAATCTATCAATGAGAACTTTAAGCTTGTGGCTAAAAAATTTGGGATTCCTTACCCAATATCTGAACAAGAACTGCATAGAAAACTTGGGGCTAGAATAGAAGAGTTTAATAAAGAGCTCCAAAATTTGCTCCATGTTGCACCTATTTTACATAGAAATAGCGCTCTTCCTGCTAGAAGATCTGAATTCTTTAATACTATTTATAATAATCAACATGCTGTCCATGTAGTTGTAGTGCAAGGTGATGGAGATACTGTTGGAGAAAATAGATTAATAGGTTCATTTCTGTTTGAATTGGAACAACCATGTCCCAAAGGAACACGCTGCGAAATTCAGCTTACTTATGATGTGAATGGAATGGTACAAGTTTTTGCTAGACAATTAGGCACTAAAAATGAAGCGAAAGCTCAATTTGACAGTAGAACTGGTGAAGTAAAAGGTTGGACATCAATAACAGAAGAAGAAACAAATCCTTTTGTTGAACCTATAAATGAAAATTTGGATCAAATGCAAATTGAAGATTCAGGTTCAAATCCATCGGTGTTTTCCGAAAAAAATAGAAATATTCTTTCATTTCCTTTTGGTGGAAACAAAAATGTGGTTGTTTCTCCAGATTCAACGACTGTAGTTAACGCTTTGATGCTTAGAACAAAAAGATATCTTTCACAAATAGATTCATCATCTCTCGAATTTATGAAATTAAGACAATTATTAAATAATTATACAGAACTCCTAATAAAGTCACAGGAAGGTGAAGATAATGATGAAGAGCTTGAAAATATTGAAATAGATCTTCTTTCTTTTTTAGAGGGAAAATAA
- a CDS encoding thioredoxin domain-containing protein encodes MQDNKSSNIKIIGFFIGGIILGALATTGVMLAQKAKKAVDISANLGKPFVVVDGKTWDTGMLPGDSGMDYFTLQNNIYNAEKNFASQIALRIALANDAGKPVSSTELPKLEELLNIPPVSEQDAKQYYEKIIAQMGAGVFGGQSFEKIKAQLQMQMSQQKASEIVLRKIQELEVGGRIKVLLNPPTSPSVKLNLEGYPSRGNKNASLVFVEVADYLCAHCRETEPIIEKISKEFADKVKFVHISYPLAAQGLSGALTKGAFCATKQGEKSFWDYHTNAFQVPFSKANPTGNDPTKQFLDEAINVAKQSNLDLKAFTECLNSNEPNEYIQKVQNEFNSSTGFKGTPTFYLNGKILEANPQQLEASIKAAIK; translated from the coding sequence ATGCAAGATAACAAATCTAGTAACATTAAAATAATTGGTTTTTTTATAGGGGGTATTATTTTAGGAGCATTAGCTACTACAGGTGTGATGCTTGCCCAAAAAGCCAAAAAAGCAGTTGATATATCTGCAAATCTAGGAAAACCATTTGTCGTTGTAGATGGTAAAACTTGGGATACAGGTATGCTACCTGGTGATTCAGGAATGGATTACTTTACTCTGCAAAACAATATCTATAATGCAGAAAAAAACTTTGCTTCTCAAATTGCACTTAGAATAGCTTTGGCAAATGATGCAGGAAAACCTGTTTCTTCTACAGAACTTCCTAAATTAGAAGAATTATTGAATATTCCGCCAGTTTCTGAGCAAGATGCGAAGCAATATTATGAAAAAATAATTGCCCAAATGGGTGCCGGGGTTTTTGGGGGGCAATCTTTCGAGAAAATAAAAGCGCAGCTTCAGATGCAAATGTCTCAACAAAAAGCTTCAGAAATTGTTCTGCGCAAAATACAAGAACTAGAAGTGGGCGGGAGAATCAAAGTATTATTAAATCCACCGACATCTCCTTCGGTCAAATTAAATTTAGAAGGTTATCCTTCCAGGGGAAATAAAAACGCCAGTTTAGTATTTGTTGAAGTGGCTGATTATCTTTGTGCACATTGCCGTGAAACAGAGCCTATCATAGAAAAAATTTCCAAAGAATTTGCTGATAAAGTTAAATTTGTCCATATTTCTTACCCTCTTGCAGCACAAGGTTTGAGTGGTGCTTTAACCAAAGGTGCGTTTTGTGCTACTAAACAAGGTGAAAAATCTTTCTGGGATTATCATACTAACGCTTTTCAAGTGCCTTTTTCAAAAGCAAATCCAACTGGTAATGATCCAACAAAACAATTTCTCGATGAAGCTATCAATGTGGCAAAACAATCCAATCTTGATCTAAAAGCATTTACGGAATGTCTAAATTCTAATGAACCAAATGAATATATCCAAAAAGTTCAAAATGAATTTAATAGTTCAACTGGCTTTAAAGGAACACCAACTTTTTATTTAAATGGAAAAATTCTAGAAGCTAATCCACAACAATTAGAAGCTAGTATCAAAGCTGCAATAAAATAA
- a CDS encoding protein-glutamate O-methyltransferase CheR: MPKAPQQNNLTFDELISDEAGFNSLSKILLDRTGIFMDPSEKNFSLMSNRLHKVLKKYNCSSYKELINLIEIGSNEVTNEFLEVLTTNTTHFFREKEHFQFLKQNLPKIEENLLKEKRKEIKVWCAASSSGEEPYTILMILNEYFSKTKNISIKIQASDLNTQVLEKAKLGIYKKEISEHVSADLILKYFEESNNIPSDCYQIKENYRNMIEFFKFNLKSEVYKFPYKFDLIFCRNVLIYFPQKVVEDTVEKLSSCLTKDGYLFIGHSEAMIGNKHKLKSVIPAIYKRNNN; encoded by the coding sequence ATGCCTAAAGCACCTCAACAAAATAATCTAACTTTTGATGAATTAATTTCAGATGAAGCTGGGTTTAATAGTTTATCAAAAATTCTTTTAGATAGAACTGGGATTTTTATGGATCCTAGCGAAAAAAACTTTTCATTAATGTCAAATAGACTCCATAAAGTTCTAAAAAAATATAATTGTTCATCATATAAAGAATTAATTAATCTGATAGAAATTGGAAGTAATGAAGTAACTAATGAGTTTTTGGAAGTTCTAACCACAAATACGACCCATTTTTTTAGGGAAAAGGAACATTTTCAATTTTTAAAACAAAATCTTCCGAAAATTGAAGAAAATTTATTGAAAGAAAAACGGAAGGAAATAAAAGTTTGGTGTGCTGCATCAAGCAGTGGAGAAGAACCATATACAATTTTAATGATACTTAATGAATATTTTAGTAAAACAAAGAACATTAGTATAAAAATTCAAGCTTCAGATTTAAACACGCAAGTTTTAGAAAAAGCAAAATTAGGAATTTATAAAAAAGAAATTAGTGAGCATGTATCCGCAGATCTTATATTAAAATATTTTGAAGAATCAAACAATATTCCAAGTGATTGTTATCAGATTAAAGAAAACTATAGAAATATGATTGAATTTTTTAAATTTAATTTAAAAAGCGAAGTTTATAAGTTTCCTTATAAATTTGATTTAATATTTTGTCGAAATGTTTTGATATATTTTCCTCAAAAAGTTGTAGAAGATACGGTAGAAAAATTATCATCATGTCTAACAAAAGATGGTTATCTTTTTATCGGTCATTCAGAAGCTATGATAGGAAATAAACATAAATTAAAATCAGTAATTCCTGCAATATATAAAAGGAACAACAACTAA
- a CDS encoding response regulator, producing MSCLKEHLILVVDDEPDLREMLVSELQTLEAKTLEAGNGKEGIKIVKNEKIDLIISDIRMPGGNGIDLLDETKKLNLLKPKFLFITAFSDFTREEIHAHGAEGLVSKPFDLPSLIENLEWLCTDLKTKYLKKPVQPTSTRLQVSANNANEFILGRGGALMYTGTKLLEAAEFVEFEIQFPDGTKVTGNGEVLWNGNVQDGENYCAGIEFKYFTPDCLDYAIKLIESCKSIAYVPERTKKIE from the coding sequence ATGAGCTGCTTAAAGGAACATCTTATCCTTGTAGTGGACGATGAGCCTGATCTAAGAGAAATGCTTGTCTCTGAACTTCAAACACTAGAAGCAAAAACATTAGAAGCTGGGAATGGAAAAGAAGGAATAAAAATTGTTAAAAATGAAAAAATAGATCTTATTATTAGTGATATTAGAATGCCAGGTGGCAATGGTATTGATTTATTAGATGAAACAAAAAAATTAAATTTACTAAAACCAAAATTTTTATTTATAACTGCTTTTTCTGATTTTACCAGAGAAGAAATTCATGCCCATGGAGCTGAAGGTCTAGTTTCAAAACCATTTGATTTACCTAGCTTAATTGAAAATTTAGAATGGCTTTGCACTGACTTAAAAACAAAATATTTAAAAAAACCAGTACAACCAACATCAACACGCCTCCAAGTGTCTGCCAATAATGCTAATGAATTTATTTTAGGCAGGGGCGGAGCTTTAATGTATACAGGAACAAAGTTACTTGAAGCTGCGGAATTTGTTGAGTTTGAAATTCAATTTCCAGATGGAACTAAAGTGACTGGAAATGGTGAAGTACTTTGGAACGGAAATGTTCAAGATGGAGAAAACTATTGTGCTGGTATTGAATTTAAGTATTTTACTCCAGATTGTTTAGACTATGCAATAAAATTAATTGAGAGTTGCAAATCAATAGCATATGTTCCGGAAAGAACAAAAAAAATAGAATAA